In Desulfobotulus mexicanus, one DNA window encodes the following:
- a CDS encoding nucleoside deaminase — MDKFMQAAFDEAKKGLEEGGIPIGAVLVVNGEIKGRGYNQRVQKESAVLHAEIDCIEKAGRLTARDYKNSVLYTTLSPCDMCSGAALLYKIPKIVIGENINFKGAEDYLQSRGIEVEVLNDESCILQMKDFIKKNSALWNEDIGE, encoded by the coding sequence ATGGATAAATTTATGCAGGCAGCCTTCGATGAGGCTAAAAAAGGTCTGGAAGAGGGCGGAATTCCAATCGGTGCTGTTCTTGTGGTAAACGGAGAAATAAAAGGAAGGGGGTATAATCAGAGAGTACAGAAAGAAAGTGCTGTGTTACATGCGGAAATTGATTGTATTGAAAAAGCAGGAAGGCTTACTGCCAGAGATTATAAAAATTCTGTTTTGTACACAACCCTGTCCCCTTGTGATATGTGCAGCGGTGCAGCATTGCTGTATAAGATTCCAAAGATAGTTATAGGAGAAAATATCAATTTCAAAGGCGCAGAAGACTACCTTCAATCAAGGGGCATTGAGGTTGAAGTTTTAAATGATGAAAGCTGTATTTTGCAGATGAAAGATTTTATAAAAAAAAATTCTGCACTCTGGAACGAGGATATCGGCGAATAA
- a CDS encoding methyltransferase, protein MTESSWNPGTLLRLSGSYWQVCTLHTGVKLEIFTLLSKGPASARDLCHAMKGDLRGVVALLDALSAMELLEKKDSLYANTPAAEAFLVKDAPAYVGYMILHHHFLMDSWNRMSESVLSGKPVDSSLDGVTEEAERESFLMGMFNIASATAPGVAKALDLSGCRRLLDFGGGPGTFAIHFCMENKDLTADVYDLPTTRPFAEKIIARYGLEGRMAFKDFNFHTDSVAEPEAFDAVWISHILHGENPEDAQRLVVKAMSALKPGGRIFIHDFILEDLRTAPLFAALFSINMLVATDGGQSYSESEIREMLENAGASEIRRLPYKGPTESGILMGIK, encoded by the coding sequence ATGACGGAATCTTCCTGGAATCCCGGCACTCTTCTGCGCCTTTCGGGCTCCTACTGGCAGGTCTGCACCCTGCATACGGGGGTGAAGCTGGAAATTTTTACCCTTCTTTCCAAAGGCCCTGCAAGTGCCAGAGATCTCTGCCATGCCATGAAGGGGGATCTCAGGGGAGTTGTGGCCCTGCTGGATGCCCTTTCTGCCATGGAGCTTCTTGAAAAAAAAGACAGCCTTTATGCCAACACCCCGGCTGCGGAGGCCTTTCTGGTGAAGGATGCCCCCGCCTATGTGGGTTACATGATTCTGCACCACCACTTTCTCATGGATTCCTGGAACCGCATGTCCGAGTCGGTTCTTTCGGGAAAACCCGTTGACAGCAGCCTTGACGGTGTTACGGAAGAAGCAGAGCGGGAAAGTTTTCTCATGGGGATGTTCAACATCGCTTCTGCCACCGCACCGGGCGTTGCAAAGGCCCTTGATCTTTCCGGATGCCGCCGTCTTCTGGATTTTGGCGGAGGGCCGGGAACCTTTGCCATTCATTTCTGTATGGAAAACAAGGATCTGACGGCAGATGTCTATGATCTGCCCACCACAAGACCCTTTGCGGAAAAAATCATTGCCCGCTATGGCCTTGAAGGGCGCATGGCTTTTAAAGATTTCAATTTTCACACGGACAGTGTGGCAGAACCGGAAGCTTTTGATGCTGTATGGATTTCCCACATTCTCCATGGGGAGAATCCGGAAGATGCCCAAAGGCTTGTTGTAAAGGCCATGTCAGCTTTAAAACCCGGAGGCCGCATTTTCATCCATGATTTCATCCTTGAAGATCTGCGCACAGCCCCGCTCTTTGCAGCTCTCTTCAGCATCAATATGTTAGTGGCAACGGATGGCGGACAATCCTATTCCGAGTCAGAAATCCGGGAGATGCTTGAAAACGCAGGGGCTTCTGAGATCCGTCGCCTGCCTTATAAAGGCCCCACAGAATCAGGTATTCTCATGGGCATAAAATGA
- a CDS encoding linear amide C-N hydrolase, with protein MRKMMNLWAALMIFSSLALAADAYACTRVVYIGPEQTVLTGRTMDFSIDIPPNLWLFPRGMERSGQVGPNSLKWVSRYGSIATSSWDISTPDGMNEKGLVANMLWLVQSEYPPFDKKGRKTGLTIAAWAQYVLDNFATVKEAVASLGKEAFVVVTDFIPGTDKFTTVHLSISDASGDSAILEYVEGRLVIHHDSSHQVMTNDPLFKDQLAIKGYWENIPGTIFLPGSNRAADRFVRASYYINAIPQTSNPHLAVASVFSVIRNVSVPYGISTEGQPHISSTRWRVVADQKRLIYFFENVLTPNILWVDMNQVDFTAGKPVRKLPLDAGQVYAGNALGHFIVSEPFEFQGL; from the coding sequence ATGAGAAAAATGATGAATCTGTGGGCTGCTTTGATGATCTTCAGCTCCCTTGCCCTTGCTGCTGATGCCTACGCCTGTACGCGGGTTGTATACATCGGACCCGAACAGACGGTCCTCACTGGAAGAACCATGGATTTTTCCATTGATATTCCTCCCAATTTGTGGCTCTTTCCCAGAGGCATGGAGCGGAGTGGTCAGGTGGGGCCGAATTCCCTCAAGTGGGTGTCCCGCTACGGCAGCATTGCTACCAGTTCATGGGATATTTCAACGCCGGACGGCATGAATGAAAAAGGACTGGTTGCCAATATGCTCTGGCTGGTTCAGTCTGAATACCCCCCTTTTGATAAGAAAGGAAGAAAAACAGGGCTGACCATTGCGGCATGGGCGCAGTATGTGCTCGATAATTTTGCCACGGTAAAGGAAGCCGTTGCATCTCTGGGGAAAGAGGCGTTTGTTGTTGTCACCGACTTTATTCCCGGAACGGACAAGTTTACCACGGTACATCTTTCCATATCCGATGCCTCTGGCGACAGTGCCATTCTTGAATATGTCGAGGGCAGACTGGTGATTCACCACGATTCCTCACATCAGGTAATGACCAATGATCCGCTGTTCAAGGATCAGCTGGCAATCAAAGGCTATTGGGAGAATATTCCCGGCACCATCTTCCTTCCCGGCAGCAACCGGGCAGCAGACCGTTTTGTGCGGGCGTCGTACTATATCAATGCAATCCCGCAAACCAGCAATCCTCACCTTGCCGTGGCCAGTGTGTTCAGCGTTATCCGTAATGTTTCGGTTCCCTATGGCATATCCACGGAAGGACAGCCCCATATTTCAAGTACCCGCTGGCGGGTTGTGGCGGATCAGAAACGCCTGATTTATTTTTTTGAAAACGTACTGACGCCAAACATTCTCTGGGTGGACATGAATCAGGTGGATTTTACGGCTGGAAAACCCGTCAGGAAGCTCCCTCTGGACGCAGGGCAGGTTTATGCCGGGAATGCCCTTGGGCATTTTATTGTATCCGAACCCTTTGAATTTCAGGGGCTGTGA
- a CDS encoding NAD(P)H-dependent flavin oxidoreductase, translating to MKTRITEKLGIRHPIVQGGMQWVGTADLAAAVSNAGGLGLLTALIYPDPEALGHEIDRLFSLTDQPVGVNLTLLPTLKPVPYMDYARIIVEKGVKIVETAGRSPEEFLPLFKEAGITVIHKCTSVRHALKAQKIGCDIVSVDGFECAGHPGEDDIPGLILLPLAADSLDIPILASGGFADGRGLVAALALGADGINMGTRFVATKEAPVHANIKQALVDADERQTALIFRTLHNTARIYKNTLADEIVALEKRGGVTIEELAPLVAGKRGEQAMKNGDVNGGVWGASPVAGLIRDVPSVEELIRRIVEDAERIIKERLASFLS from the coding sequence ATGAAAACACGGATTACGGAAAAACTGGGTATACGCCATCCCATTGTTCAGGGTGGCATGCAGTGGGTGGGAACGGCAGACCTTGCAGCGGCGGTATCCAATGCCGGTGGCCTTGGTCTTTTGACGGCATTGATTTATCCCGACCCTGAGGCCCTTGGCCATGAGATCGACAGGCTTTTTTCCCTCACGGATCAGCCCGTCGGTGTGAATCTCACCCTTCTGCCCACCCTCAAGCCTGTACCCTATATGGATTATGCCCGCATTATTGTGGAAAAGGGTGTGAAAATTGTGGAAACCGCGGGCAGAAGCCCGGAGGAGTTTCTGCCTCTGTTTAAAGAGGCGGGAATCACGGTGATTCATAAATGCACTTCCGTGCGCCATGCCCTGAAGGCGCAGAAAATTGGCTGCGACATTGTCAGTGTGGATGGGTTTGAGTGCGCAGGACATCCCGGAGAAGACGATATTCCGGGCCTGATCCTCCTGCCTCTGGCCGCAGACAGCCTTGATATTCCAATTCTTGCCTCCGGTGGATTTGCCGATGGCAGGGGACTGGTTGCAGCACTGGCACTGGGGGCGGACGGGATCAATATGGGCACTCGTTTTGTGGCAACAAAGGAAGCGCCTGTGCATGCCAATATTAAACAGGCCCTTGTGGATGCCGATGAACGGCAGACCGCACTGATTTTCAGAACCCTGCATAATACGGCAAGGATTTATAAAAACACCCTGGCCGATGAGATTGTGGCGCTGGAAAAGCGGGGTGGTGTAACCATAGAGGAGCTGGCCCCCCTTGTTGCGGGAAAAAGGGGAGAACAGGCCATGAAGAACGGGGATGTTAACGGCGGTGTCTGGGGGGCAAGTCCTGTGGCGGGGCTGATCCGTGATGTGCCTTCTGTGGAGGAGTTGATCCGTCGTATTGTGGAGGATGCTGAAAGGATCATCAAAGAACGCCTTGCCTCCTTTCTTTCCTGA
- a CDS encoding protein adenylyltransferase SelO — translation MDSAIPFDNSYARLPSRFYVFQHPVPVKKPVLMKINRGLLENLGLHWEIFSPEVWGEILSGNRVPEGAEPLAMAYAGHQFGHFVPQLGDGRAILLGEIVDKGGLRRDIQLKGSGPTPFSRNGDGRAPLGPVLREYILGEAMHALGIPATRSLAVVLTGEEVLREKKFPGAVLTRVALSHIRVGTFEFFAAKKDREALHILADYVMKRHFPEMTMEGDGPVGLLRAVMERQASLVASWMQVGFIHGVMNTDNCALSGETIDFGPCAFMDAYDPMKVFSSIDQAGRYAYARQPQIVHWNLLRFAESLLPLFSDEELEQANAVLGAFPDVFQRHWLFAMGQKLGFFKAREGDEKLIQSLLKLMHTQGADFTLSFRKLCDIAEDPARVSGFTALFREPEACGPWLGDWLNRLDAEDGDGVQRAAAMRKVNPLFIPRNHRVEEVIRAAEDRGDFKPFETLLYVLSRPFDPQPGFENYADPPQPHELVHRTFCGT, via the coding sequence ATGGATTCAGCCATTCCCTTTGACAACAGCTATGCCCGTCTGCCTTCCCGTTTTTATGTTTTTCAGCATCCGGTTCCGGTGAAAAAGCCTGTGCTTATGAAAATAAACCGGGGGCTTCTGGAGAATCTGGGGCTTCACTGGGAGATCTTTTCTCCTGAAGTCTGGGGAGAAATTCTTTCGGGCAACCGGGTACCTGAAGGTGCTGAGCCTCTGGCCATGGCCTATGCAGGGCATCAGTTTGGTCATTTTGTGCCTCAGCTTGGGGATGGCCGGGCCATTCTGCTGGGAGAGATTGTGGACAAAGGCGGGTTGCGCCGGGATATTCAGCTGAAGGGTTCCGGCCCAACCCCCTTTTCACGTAATGGAGACGGCAGGGCGCCTCTGGGGCCTGTGCTGCGGGAGTATATCCTTGGGGAGGCCATGCATGCCCTTGGTATCCCTGCCACCCGGTCTCTGGCCGTGGTGCTGACTGGAGAAGAGGTGCTTCGGGAAAAAAAATTTCCCGGTGCTGTGCTTACCCGTGTGGCCTTGAGCCACATCCGTGTGGGAACCTTTGAATTTTTTGCGGCAAAAAAAGACAGGGAAGCCCTTCATATTCTGGCGGATTATGTGATGAAACGGCATTTCCCGGAGATGACAATGGAAGGAGATGGGCCTGTTGGTCTGCTTCGGGCTGTGATGGAGCGGCAGGCCAGCCTTGTGGCATCATGGATGCAGGTGGGTTTTATCCATGGTGTGATGAACACGGACAATTGTGCCCTTTCCGGAGAAACCATTGATTTTGGCCCCTGCGCCTTTATGGATGCCTATGATCCTATGAAGGTTTTCAGTTCCATTGATCAGGCAGGAAGATACGCCTATGCAAGGCAGCCGCAGATTGTCCACTGGAATCTGCTGCGTTTTGCGGAAAGTCTTCTGCCGCTTTTTTCTGATGAAGAACTGGAGCAGGCCAATGCTGTTCTCGGGGCCTTTCCCGATGTCTTCCAGCGCCACTGGCTTTTTGCTATGGGTCAGAAGCTCGGATTTTTTAAGGCAAGGGAAGGGGATGAAAAGCTGATTCAGTCTTTATTAAAGCTTATGCATACTCAGGGAGCTGATTTCACTTTAAGTTTCCGTAAGCTCTGCGATATTGCAGAAGACCCTGCAAGGGTATCCGGGTTCACGGCCCTTTTCAGGGAACCTGAGGCCTGCGGTCCATGGCTGGGGGACTGGCTGAATCGCCTGGATGCCGAAGACGGCGATGGCGTTCAGCGTGCCGCAGCCATGCGGAAGGTGAATCCTCTTTTCATTCCCCGTAACCACAGGGTGGAGGAAGTTATCCGGGCCGCAGAGGACAGGGGTGACTTCAAGCCCTTTGAAACCCTGCTCTATGTGCTGTCCCGGCCCTTTGATCCTCAGCCGGGTTTTGAAAATTATGCTGATCCACCGCAGCCCCATGAGCTTGTGCATCGGACTTTTTGCGGAACCTGA
- a CDS encoding bacteriohemerythrin, with the protein MVASLVKKSLDVKIAGSLLLVVILALIFMLWAFRSVQIHDSTRIAEAMAAQVQAMDSVSVNADTRALLEGLQKDIRAIPHTLSHGMLGRMVLAAAASLLFVMLAMGFLFNRIFLTPVRELNASLRKAIKGKERDLTVRMGLVREDEIGSLSAGFDLFVATLDEIIMSVGGKTQSIAAASSEVAMVSAEMEGEASDLHRRSNSVAAAAEEMNTSMHTVAAASEEASTNIAMVAEAAAQMQVNISGVAGNCREALEISTQARNQVDVVSDKVGTLGAAAQEIGNVTELITEIAEQTNLLALNATIEAARAGEYGKGFAVVAGEIKKLADQTADATRIIREKIGGIQSSTRETVEEVGTISQVISQVDQIVHEIVLSVDEQSSRASEVAENIDQASIGIREVNENVAQSSLVASEIARDIATVDTVAAEMSGRSSHMSISAKDLDLLASNLREMIAVFRVSNKEKAGGLDSGLKASDIPELMPWSSRLATSIKTIDDQHRELVRLINLLHKAMRLQKGTAELGGILKQLADYTVTHFAYEEELFARYGYPESRSHSKVHRDLVARVVGIQKDFESGKATVTMDLMDFLKDWLNTHILKTDMAYVPFLKEKMGKTELRL; encoded by the coding sequence ATGGTTGCATCGCTGGTTAAAAAAAGTCTGGATGTTAAAATTGCAGGATCGCTCCTGCTGGTGGTGATTCTGGCCCTGATTTTTATGCTGTGGGCCTTTCGCAGTGTCCAGATCCATGACAGCACCCGCATTGCCGAAGCCATGGCAGCGCAGGTTCAGGCCATGGATTCCGTTTCTGTGAATGCGGATACCAGAGCCTTACTGGAAGGGCTTCAGAAGGATATCCGTGCCATTCCCCATACCCTTTCCCACGGGATGCTGGGGCGGATGGTTCTTGCTGCTGCAGCCAGCCTGCTCTTTGTCATGCTTGCCATGGGCTTTCTTTTCAATCGTATTTTTCTTACACCCGTCAGAGAACTGAATGCCAGCCTTCGCAAGGCCATCAAAGGAAAAGAGCGGGACCTCACCGTTCGAATGGGGCTTGTGAGAGAGGATGAAATCGGCAGCCTTTCGGCGGGATTTGATCTTTTTGTGGCCACCCTTGATGAAATCATCATGAGTGTCGGAGGAAAAACCCAGAGTATTGCTGCTGCATCCTCAGAGGTTGCCATGGTGTCTGCTGAAATGGAGGGGGAGGCATCGGACCTGCACCGCCGTTCCAATTCCGTGGCTGCGGCAGCAGAAGAAATGAACACCAGTATGCATACGGTGGCTGCGGCCAGCGAGGAAGCTTCCACCAATATTGCCATGGTGGCAGAAGCCGCTGCCCAGATGCAGGTCAATATTTCAGGAGTGGCGGGGAACTGCAGGGAAGCCCTTGAAATATCGACCCAGGCCAGAAATCAGGTGGATGTGGTTTCCGATAAGGTCGGCACGCTGGGTGCAGCGGCTCAGGAAATTGGCAATGTAACGGAGCTGATAACGGAAATTGCGGAGCAGACCAATCTTCTGGCCCTCAATGCCACCATAGAGGCGGCGCGTGCTGGCGAATACGGCAAGGGCTTTGCCGTTGTTGCCGGAGAAATCAAGAAGCTGGCGGATCAGACGGCGGATGCCACCCGCATTATCCGTGAAAAGATAGGGGGCATCCAGTCATCCACCCGTGAGACCGTAGAGGAGGTAGGAACCATCTCTCAGGTGATTTCTCAGGTGGATCAGATAGTCCACGAGATTGTTCTTTCCGTGGATGAGCAGTCATCAAGGGCATCGGAGGTGGCTGAAAACATTGATCAGGCTTCCATCGGTATCCGGGAAGTGAATGAGAATGTTGCCCAGAGCTCCCTTGTGGCATCGGAAATTGCAAGGGACATTGCAACCGTGGATACGGTGGCCGCAGAAATGTCCGGCCGGTCCAGCCATATGAGTATCAGCGCAAAGGATCTGGATCTTCTGGCTTCAAATCTCAGGGAAATGATCGCCGTTTTCAGGGTATCCAATAAAGAGAAGGCCGGAGGTCTTGACTCCGGACTGAAGGCGTCGGACATACCGGAGCTGATGCCATGGAGTTCACGCCTTGCCACATCCATCAAGACCATTGATGACCAGCACAGAGAACTTGTGCGCCTGATCAATCTTCTTCACAAGGCAATGCGGCTTCAAAAGGGGACCGCTGAGCTGGGAGGTATTCTCAAACAGCTTGCAGACTACACCGTAACCCATTTTGCCTATGAGGAAGAGCTTTTTGCCAGATACGGATACCCGGAAAGCCGGTCCCACAGTAAGGTTCACAGGGATCTTGTGGCAAGGGTTGTGGGGATTCAGAAGGATTTTGAGAGCGGAAAGGCGACGGTCACCATGGATCTCATGGATTTTCTCAAAGACTGGCTCAATACCCATATCTTAAAGACCGACATGGCCTATGTTCCCTTTCTCAAGGAAAAGATGGGTAAAACGGAGCTTAGGCTCTGA